The proteins below come from a single Papaver somniferum cultivar HN1 chromosome 11, ASM357369v1, whole genome shotgun sequence genomic window:
- the LOC113322907 gene encoding NDR1/HIN1-like protein 13, whose amino-acid sequence MADRVYPGNYSPDQTTKLTSENNNSNMVQSQGKPPPPPTGTYVIQIPKDQIYRIPPPENARRYEKLSRKNTRRNPCCRCFCWILSIIALLILLTVIAAVAFYFIYKPKPPNYSVENMSIKGFNFEGVSSSQSDLTFSPEFDVTVRAQNPNSRIGIYYEKGSNVSVSHTDTNLCSGVLPDFYQPRNNITVFEAVLKSPSLKLSQVVRDALYDQQRKGQIPLGVDIKVPARVKVGSIRTWKFTIRVHCDVIVDKLAVDSKIVSKKCSVDPKIWKN is encoded by the coding sequence ATGGCAGATCGAGTTTACCCTGGAAATTATTCTCCAGATCAAACAACAAAATTAACATCAGAAAACAACAACAGCAATATGGTACAAAGCCAAGGAAAACCACCTCCTCCACCAACAGGAACTTATGTTATTCAAATCCCTAAAGATCAAATCTACAGAATCCCACCACCGGAAAACGCTCGTCGCTACGAAAAACTTTCTCGGAAGAATACTCGTCGGAATCCATGTTGTCGTTGTTTCTGTTGGATTCTCAGTATAATTGCTCTTTTGATTCTTCTCACAGTTATTGCTGCTGTTGCATTTTACTTCATTTACAAGCCGAAACCACCAAATTACTCTGTCGAGAATATGTCTATCAAAGGATTCAATTTCGAAGGAGTTTCTTCTTCGCAATCAGATCTAACATTTTCTCCTGAATTTGATGTTACTGTCAGAGCCCAAAACCCTAATAGCAGAATTGGTATATATTATGAAAAAGGGAGTAATGTTTCTGTGTCTCACACCGATACTAATCTCTGTTCAGGAGTATTGCCTGATTTCTATCAACCTAGAAATAATATCACAGTTTTTGAGGCAGTGTTGAAGAGTCCAAGCTTGAAGCTATCCCAAGTTGTTCGCGATGCTCTGTATGATCAACAGAGAAAAGGCCAAATTCCACTGGGGGTTGATATTAAAGTACCTGCTAGAGTGAAGGTTGGATCTATTAGAACTTGGAAATTTACCATTAGGGTTCATTGTGATGTTATTGTTGATAAATTAGCCGTGGATTCTAAAATTGTTTCAAAGAAGTGTTCTGTTGATCCTAAGATTTGGAAGAATTAG